In Sulfitobacter albidus, the following proteins share a genomic window:
- a CDS encoding calcium-binding protein, which produces MLSLALLPALLAVALLIGAFDGADGDQNDLTSDAEDTEDTPDDSQNPARDPLTALIANDDATTITGTQGADRIIGNDLGNDIRGGDGGDDIDGRAGDDTIAGDAGDDTLRAGDGDDEVSGGAGDDRVLLEAGDDAYLAESDLSEFAGNDTVRGGAGRDFIVDQQGANDLRGELGRDTLVAFDALSEVGRYDTPDEVGTTDTVSGGFGDDRLAGDAGDLLTGGAGSDVFFVTDTAQTDLAEVRITDFLPGEDALVIVQLDGDTDGAALTYDVVQGGVRVSFDGRAVAFLEGLDGDALPAIVTSLIELGALDSQLA; this is translated from the coding sequence ATGCTCTCACTCGCGCTTCTGCCGGCCTTGCTGGCGGTGGCCCTCCTGATCGGCGCCTTCGACGGCGCTGACGGGGACCAGAACGACCTGACTTCGGATGCCGAAGACACCGAAGATACTCCCGACGATTCACAAAATCCGGCCCGCGATCCCCTGACCGCGCTCATCGCAAACGATGACGCGACGACGATCACAGGCACGCAAGGCGCCGACCGCATCATCGGCAACGATCTAGGCAATGACATCCGCGGCGGCGATGGCGGCGACGACATCGACGGGCGCGCGGGCGACGACACCATCGCCGGGGACGCGGGCGACGATACGCTGCGCGCGGGCGACGGCGACGATGAGGTCTCGGGCGGCGCAGGCGACGACCGCGTGCTGCTGGAAGCGGGCGATGACGCCTACCTGGCCGAAAGCGATCTGTCCGAATTCGCGGGCAACGATACCGTGCGCGGTGGCGCGGGTCGCGATTTCATCGTCGATCAGCAAGGCGCAAACGATCTGCGTGGCGAACTGGGGCGCGACACGCTGGTAGCCTTCGATGCACTCAGCGAAGTGGGCCGCTACGACACCCCGGACGAAGTCGGCACGACCGATACGGTGTCAGGCGGCTTTGGCGACGACCGGCTCGCGGGCGATGCGGGCGATCTGCTGACCGGCGGCGCGGGCAGCGATGTCTTTTTCGTGACCGACACGGCGCAGACCGACCTCGCCGAGGTCCGCATCACCGACTTCTTGCCCGGAGAGGACGCACTGGTGATCGTTCAGCTCGACGGTGACACGGACGGAGCCGCCCTGACCTACGATGTGGTACAGGGCGGTGTCCGGGTGTCCTTCGACGGGCGCGCCGTGGCCTTCCTCGAAGGTCTGGACGGCGACGCGCTGCCCGCTATCGTGACCAGTCTGATCGAGTTGGGCGCGCTCGACAGCCAGTTGGCGTGA
- a CDS encoding D-amino-acid transaminase, producing MRTVYVNGEYMPETEATVSIFDRGFLMADGVYEVTSVLGGKLIDFEGHAVRLARSLAELEIAHPISKEDLLEVHRELVRANEIDEGLVYLQITRGSDGDRDFAFPDPDTPPTVVLFTQNKPGLADSPAAKRGAKVISIEDIRWGRRDIKTVQLLYPSMGKMMAKKAGCDDAWMVEDGFVTEGTSNNAYIVKGNRIITRHLGNEILHGITRAAVLRFAREAQMEVEERSFTIDEAKAADEAFTTSASAFVMPVVEIDGVALGDGTPGRVASRLREIYLDEMRRAAV from the coding sequence ATGCGCACTGTATACGTGAACGGCGAGTATATGCCCGAGACGGAAGCCACTGTTTCGATCTTTGATCGCGGCTTTTTGATGGCTGATGGTGTCTATGAGGTGACCAGTGTTCTGGGCGGCAAGCTGATCGATTTCGAGGGCCATGCGGTGCGCCTTGCGCGATCGCTTGCGGAGCTCGAGATTGCGCATCCGATCAGCAAGGAGGATCTGCTGGAGGTGCACCGCGAACTGGTGCGCGCCAATGAGATCGACGAGGGGTTGGTGTATCTGCAGATCACCCGCGGCTCTGACGGGGACCGTGATTTTGCATTCCCCGATCCCGACACGCCGCCGACGGTTGTCCTGTTCACACAAAACAAACCGGGGCTTGCCGATAGCCCCGCGGCCAAGCGCGGCGCGAAGGTGATCAGCATCGAGGATATCCGCTGGGGCCGTCGGGACATCAAGACCGTGCAGCTGCTGTATCCGTCGATGGGCAAGATGATGGCCAAGAAAGCAGGCTGTGACGACGCCTGGATGGTCGAGGATGGCTTTGTCACCGAAGGGACATCGAACAACGCCTATATCGTGAAGGGCAACCGGATCATCACGCGGCACCTGGGCAACGAGATCCTGCACGGGATCACCCGCGCGGCGGTGCTGCGCTTTGCCCGTGAGGCGCAGATGGAGGTCGAGGAGCGGTCGTTCACCATCGACGAGGCGAAGGCGGCGGATGAGGCGTTTACCACATCCGCCAGTGCGTTCGTGATGCCGGTCGTGGAGATCGACGGGGTGGCGCTGGGCGACGGCACGCCGGGGCGCGTGGCGTCGCGGCTGCGCGAGATCTACCTAGACGAAATGCGCCGCGCCGCCGTTTGA
- the dgcA gene encoding N-acetyl-D-Glu racemase DgcA, giving the protein MQVEVTRDVFRLAQVFTISRGSRTQAEVLTVRLRDGDAAGWGECVPYARYGETLDSVTAQIEGLPGSFDRAGLYDLLPAGAARNAVDCALWDLEAKRAGKRVWELAGLAQPGPEVTAYTLSLDTPEAMRAQAAVHAARPLLKIKLGTPDDMPRLEAVRAGAPDAVIIVDANEGWSAEVYADLAPHLVRLGVALVEQPLPAGEDEALIGMARPVPVCADESCHDRGSLASLRGKYDVVNIKLDKTGGLTEALALRSAALAEGYDVMVGCMVGSSLAMAPATLVAQGAKVVDLDGPLLLAEDRDPPLLFDGAGVHPPEVGLWG; this is encoded by the coding sequence ATGCAGGTTGAGGTGACGCGGGATGTGTTCCGGCTGGCGCAGGTGTTCACGATCTCGCGCGGGTCGCGCACGCAGGCGGAAGTGTTGACCGTGCGTCTGCGCGACGGGGATGCCGCAGGGTGGGGTGAATGTGTGCCCTACGCGCGCTACGGCGAGACGTTGGACAGTGTGACCGCGCAGATCGAGGGACTGCCGGGGTCGTTCGATCGGGCGGGCCTGTATGATTTGTTGCCTGCCGGAGCGGCGCGGAACGCGGTGGATTGTGCGCTGTGGGATCTGGAAGCCAAGCGCGCGGGCAAGCGGGTGTGGGAATTGGCCGGATTGGCGCAGCCCGGGCCGGAAGTGACGGCCTATACGCTGTCGCTCGATACGCCGGAGGCGATGCGGGCGCAGGCGGCGGTGCATGCGGCGCGTCCGTTGTTGAAGATCAAGCTTGGCACGCCGGACGATATGCCCCGGCTAGAGGCCGTGCGGGCGGGGGCGCCCGATGCGGTGATCATCGTGGATGCCAATGAGGGATGGTCGGCGGAGGTCTACGCGGATCTGGCGCCGCATCTGGTGCGTCTGGGCGTGGCTCTGGTCGAGCAGCCCTTGCCCGCCGGGGAGGATGAGGCGCTGATCGGGATGGCGCGTCCGGTGCCGGTCTGCGCGGATGAGAGCTGTCACGACCGGGGGAGTTTGGCGTCGTTGCGGGGCAAGTACGATGTGGTGAACATCAAGCTCGACAAGACCGGGGGGCTGACGGAAGCTCTGGCGTTGCGTTCGGCGGCTTTGGCCGAGGGCTACGATGTGATGGTGGGGTGCATGGTCGGCTCATCGCTGGCGATGGCGCCCGCGACGTTGGTGGCGCAGGGGGCGAAGGTGGTGGATCTAGATGGCCCGTTGTTGCTCGCCGAGGATCGCGACCCGCCGTTGCTGTTTGACGGGGCCGGCGTGCACCCCCCCGAAGTGGGTCTTTGGGGGTGA
- the dgcN gene encoding N-acetyltransferase DgcN has protein sequence MIQTPYLLFLGDAPDQLAAKVAQGIKDWRPDNAVGQLRMEGCKADVGLADMTLAEAKSKGAKTLVIGVANRGGVISKAWKEVLLAALEMGYDIASGLHNLLEDEADLVEKAEERGCALHDVRIPSVAYPIASGVKRSGKRVLAVGTDCSVGKMYTALALDEAMRKRGMKSTFRATGQTGILITGEGVPLDAVVADFMAGAVEYLTPDNDADHWDVIEGQGSLFHVSYSGVTMALVHGGQPDALIVCHEPTRPHMRGLPDYAVPEMADIRDVALTLARVANPGCQVVGIAVNTQHLSDAEATAYLKKVEAEMGLPAVDPFRHGADRLAQALEAL, from the coding sequence ATGATCCAGACACCTTACCTGCTTTTCCTCGGCGATGCGCCGGATCAATTGGCGGCCAAGGTCGCGCAGGGCATCAAGGACTGGCGCCCCGACAACGCGGTGGGTCAGCTGCGCATGGAAGGCTGCAAGGCCGACGTGGGGCTAGCCGACATGACGCTGGCGGAGGCGAAATCCAAGGGCGCCAAGACGCTGGTGATCGGTGTGGCGAACCGGGGCGGGGTCATTTCCAAGGCGTGGAAAGAGGTCCTGCTTGCCGCGCTGGAGATGGGGTATGACATCGCGTCGGGGCTGCATAACCTGTTGGAGGACGAGGCGGATCTGGTCGAGAAGGCCGAAGAGCGCGGCTGTGCGCTGCACGATGTGCGGATCCCCAGCGTCGCGTATCCGATCGCCAGCGGTGTCAAGCGCAGCGGCAAGCGGGTGCTTGCGGTGGGGACCGATTGCTCGGTCGGCAAGATGTACACGGCGCTGGCGCTGGATGAGGCGATGCGCAAGCGCGGGATGAAATCGACCTTTCGGGCGACGGGGCAGACGGGGATCCTGATCACCGGGGAAGGCGTGCCGCTGGACGCGGTTGTGGCCGATTTCATGGCGGGCGCGGTGGAGTATCTGACGCCCGACAATGACGCGGATCATTGGGATGTGATCGAGGGGCAGGGCTCGCTTTTCCACGTGAGCTATTCCGGGGTGACGATGGCGCTGGTGCACGGCGGGCAGCCGGACGCGCTGATCGTGTGTCATGAGCCGACGCGCCCGCATATGCGGGGGTTGCCCGATTACGCGGTGCCGGAGATGGCGGATATCCGCGACGTGGCGCTGACGCTGGCGCGGGTGGCGAACCCCGGCTGTCAGGTGGTGGGCATTGCGGTGAACACGCAGCATCTGAGCGATGCGGAGGCCACGGCCTATCTGAAGAAGGTCGAGGCGGAGATGGGGCTGCCCGCGGTGGATCCGTTCCGGCACGGGGCGGATCGCCTGGCGCAGGCGCTGGAGGCGCTTTGA
- a CDS encoding HpcH/HpaI aldolase/citrate lyase family protein, with protein MSFRLQPTPPARPNRCQLFGPGSNTKLFAKMAASAADVINLDLEDSVAPTDKDMARANVIEAINTVDWGKKTLSVRINSLDTPYWYRDVVDLLEQASERLDQIMIPKVGCAADVYAVDALVTAVEAAKGRSKRIALEVIIESAAGIAHVEEIAAASPRLEAMSLGAADFAASMGMQTTGIGGTQENYYMLHEGQKHWSDPWHWAQTAIVAACRTHGILPVDGPFGDFSDDEGCRAQARRSATLGMVGKWAIHPKQIAISNEVFTPSDEAVAEAREILAAMEEAKKNGEGATVYKGRLVDIASIKQAEVIVRQSEMIASQ; from the coding sequence ATGAGCTTCCGCCTGCAACCCACGCCGCCCGCCCGCCCCAACCGCTGCCAACTCTTCGGCCCGGGCTCCAACACCAAACTCTTCGCCAAAATGGCCGCCTCCGCCGCCGACGTCATCAACCTCGATCTCGAAGACAGCGTCGCCCCCACCGACAAGGACATGGCCCGCGCCAATGTGATCGAGGCGATCAATACCGTCGACTGGGGCAAGAAGACGCTTTCGGTACGCATCAACAGCCTCGACACCCCCTACTGGTACCGCGACGTGGTCGATCTGCTGGAACAAGCCTCCGAACGGCTCGACCAGATCATGATCCCCAAGGTCGGCTGCGCCGCAGACGTCTACGCCGTCGACGCGCTGGTAACGGCCGTCGAGGCCGCCAAGGGCCGCAGCAAACGCATCGCCCTCGAGGTCATCATCGAATCCGCCGCGGGCATTGCCCACGTCGAGGAAATCGCCGCCGCCTCCCCCCGTCTTGAGGCGATGAGCCTCGGCGCCGCCGATTTCGCGGCTTCCATGGGGATGCAGACCACGGGCATCGGCGGCACGCAGGAAAACTACTACATGCTGCACGAAGGCCAGAAACACTGGTCCGATCCATGGCACTGGGCGCAGACGGCCATCGTCGCCGCCTGCCGCACCCATGGCATCCTGCCGGTCGACGGGCCGTTCGGCGATTTCTCCGACGACGAAGGCTGCCGCGCGCAGGCGCGCCGCTCCGCCACGCTGGGCATGGTCGGCAAATGGGCCATCCACCCCAAACAGATCGCCATCAGCAACGAGGTCTTCACCCCCTCCGACGAGGCCGTTGCCGAGGCGCGCGAAATCCTCGCCGCCATGGAAGAGGCCAAGAAGAACGGCGAAGGGGCCACTGTCTACAAGGGCCGTCTCGTCGATATCGCCTCGATCAAACAGGCCGAGGTCATCGTGCGCCAGTCCGAAATGATCGCAAGCCAGTAA
- a CDS encoding Lrp/AsnC family transcriptional regulator: MADIDEKSEEILRVLASDGRISNLELAERVGLSPSACLRRVQVLERCGVIRGYRAVLDRGAMGRGFVAYIGVGLRDHSKASQEAFERAIARAPEVVECHNITGTIEYLLRVECADLPSYKVFHTDRLGALPQVSAITSYVVMGSPKDARG; encoded by the coding sequence ATGGCAGATATTGACGAGAAATCCGAAGAGATATTGCGCGTGCTGGCCTCTGACGGGCGCATCAGCAATCTGGAGCTGGCGGAGCGTGTGGGGCTGTCGCCCTCGGCCTGCCTGCGCAGGGTGCAGGTGCTGGAGCGGTGCGGGGTGATCCGGGGCTACCGCGCGGTGCTGGACCGCGGTGCGATGGGGCGCGGTTTCGTGGCCTATATCGGCGTGGGTCTGCGCGATCATTCCAAGGCCAGCCAGGAAGCATTTGAGCGCGCGATCGCGCGGGCGCCGGAGGTGGTGGAGTGCCACAACATCACGGGCACGATCGAATACCTCCTGCGCGTCGAATGTGCGGATCTGCCCAGCTACAAGGTGTTTCATACCGACCGGTTGGGCGCGCTGCCGCAGGTGTCGGCAATTACGTCCTATGTGGTGATGGGATCGCCCAAGGATGCGCGCGGGTAG
- a CDS encoding LysE family translocator — MTLDLLTALAVFAFVSSATPGPNNLMLMASGANFGFSRTIPHMAGISVGFAVMMIGVGLGLVQLFDRVPVIYDVLKIVSVLYMLWLAWKIANAAPVTRTAEAGRPMTFLQAAAFQWVNPKAWAMALTAITAYVGDSGAGWLILGALLFATVNLPSVSIWTVAGQQLQRILTNPRRLRAYNWTMAILLIASLYPVLAA; from the coding sequence ATGACACTCGATCTTCTCACCGCCCTCGCGGTCTTCGCCTTTGTCAGCTCCGCCACGCCGGGGCCGAACAACCTGATGCTCATGGCCTCCGGCGCCAATTTCGGCTTCTCCCGCACGATCCCGCATATGGCGGGGATCTCGGTGGGCTTTGCCGTGATGATGATCGGCGTCGGGCTGGGGCTGGTGCAGCTCTTCGACCGCGTGCCCGTGATCTACGATGTGCTGAAAATCGTCTCGGTGCTCTACATGCTCTGGCTCGCGTGGAAGATCGCCAACGCCGCCCCAGTCACCCGCACGGCAGAGGCCGGGCGCCCTATGACCTTCCTGCAAGCCGCCGCCTTCCAATGGGTCAACCCCAAGGCCTGGGCGATGGCACTCACCGCGATTACCGCCTACGTCGGCGACAGCGGGGCGGGATGGCTGATCCTGGGCGCGCTGCTCTTTGCCACCGTCAATCTGCCGTCGGTCTCGATCTGGACCGTCGCGGGCCAGCAGCTGCAACGCATCCTCACCAATCCGCGCCGCCTGCGGGCCTACAACTGGACGATGGCGATCCTGCTCATAGCCTCGCTCTACCCGGTTCTCGCGGCGTAA